The following is a genomic window from Paenibacillus sp. FSL R5-0766.
TTTCCTTTTCCCCTTCAACACTCTGCACCAAGAGCACAATCAGCCCAATGTTGACTTCACCCAGAATCATAGGCAGCGCAATCTTCGAAACAATGTCGGCACCCAGTGGATCGGGATAGGAAAATAACAGGATTAATAACATCGTCAGCGCTTCACAGATCATTCCAGCACCAATACCGATGATCCATCGCTTGGGCTTGGGCGTGTACTTATGTATATATCCAGAGACCAGACCTGCCAGGATACTTGTAATTAGACACGGTATAGCTGTGACTCCATCCATATCAATCAAATACCGATGCACCCCGGAGACAATCCCCGTAATAATACCCACAGGCGCTCCGAACAAAATACCACCCGATAACACGGCGATGATCCGTACATTCACCAGTGAACCTTCAACATTAATGCCCGTATATGTCCCGAAAATGGCAAAAGCACAGAATAACAAGGTAACCGCAATAGACTCCTGCCACCTTAATTTCCCCTTTTGCAGAATTTGCCTAAACCTTGGCACCCTCGACAGAAAGAATAAAAATATAATCAACAGCGCCGCCCGTTCAAATAAACCCAGCAGCATCGTAAACATCTCCAATCTTACTTCCTCCACATCTATCTGAAAATAACATGCATACCGACACAGCCACGCCTTTTTGAAAGAACATCCAGGACATTAAACCATAAGGCTCTTATACTCGTATGCAACAGTTTACCGCTCCCCCCAGAGGAAAGCAAAGTCCATCTTGTGAAAATGCATCAACAAGACTGCACCAAGCACACAATAGTTCATCCCTTAACTTCTATGAAAATCTGCGATTCCAGAAAAACCTATGTTATAATCAGTTGTCATGTTATTCCAATTATTAATGAAATTAATCACAGAAAGGTGTTCGTGCATGCTTGCCATTCTACTCCTGGGTTTACTTCTGCTTTTTAGCCTAATATGGCTTACCCTATATGCTGTCTCCAGACGATCCAATAACCCTCATCGCTCAACAAGACTTGTCCTGCAAATTATTTTATTTATTTCGATCCTGACTTTAATTGTACAGGACTATATCCTAAAAGAAGATCCTTATAACAGCACTATAATTGTAGTTCTAATCATAACCTTAATATTCATCAGCTCTTTCCAAGATAAAAGTAAAAGTGCAGCGGATGAAAATACATAAACACCATTTAAAGCCCCACTAAAACGATCTTCATCCCTGCTGCTCTTCACTACAAAAAAAGGGGGTGTTCCATCATGTCATCTGCATGACTTAATGGAACACCCCTCTTTTCATTACCACACCAACTTGGATGTAATTTGGTCTTTCTAAAGTACTTTCGTTTACACAACAACGGAGAGGACAGAAATAACCTAAAGAAGCGAAGCGTGCGCCTTTAGCCCCGGATTTTACCCTTTAGAAAAGGGAATCAAAAAAATCCGGGGATAACAGCGATCGGAAGGTTATTCTGTCATCGTAGTGCCCCATGTAAACCACGCTCTTTACCTCACCCAACATGACATCGAATCCCTACCTAAACATCCCCCACAGCTTAATCAAATGAAACGTATTGTTCGGATCAATCTTCTGCGCGAGCACAAAAGCAACAAACTGCTCCTCCTGCGCCGGAGAGAAATTCTCATTCATAATGACAGCGGAAGACTTGACCAACCTTCTGACCTTGGCCTTATCTTGCAAATCAGACTTGGTTACGCCATCAATCAACTTTTTGATACGCTCTTTGACAGCGGGATTTTTCATCTTTAATTTGATCCGCTCCACCAGCTGCGGACTAATTCCATATTGTTGATAACCCAAAACGTATAGCACCTCCCATAAGAATGAACTCACTTCTTATTCATATGTCGGGAGGGCTTGTACACTTGTCTTTTTTTACAAAGGTAATACGAAAAACCCGTTATTATGGCAAGCTCTAGTCAATCAGATCACCCTTGAATACTTGCTGTTGCTGTAGGAAATCACGCAGAGGTGCATAGTCCATAGAGGTCCAGAAGGTCGCATCCTCAATTAAGTGGGTCACGTCATCTCTGGCCTGTTCGAGCACAGCAAAATCGGCAACCATATCGGCGAGACGGAACTCGGGTAATCCGCTCTGTTTGGTACCAAAGAAATCACCCGGACCCCGGAGATCCAGGTCACGCCGGGATACCTCGAATCCATCCTCCGTTTCCGTCATGACCTTCATACGTTCTTGTCCAACCTCGGTCTTGGGATCAGCAATGAGTACACAATAGGACGCATGGGCCCCACGACCAACACGACCACGAAGCTGATGCAGCTGGGATAGACCGAAACGATCCGCATCCATAATGACCATTAACGTTGCATTCGGCACATCGACCCCAACCTCCACAACGGTAGTCGAGACGAGCAGCTGAATATCATTGCTGTAGAAGTCACGCATCATCTCTTCTTTCTCCGCAGCCGTCATCCGGCCATGCAACAGACCTACACGATATTTCGGAAAGTTCTGCTGCATCTGCACATGCAGATCTATGGCATTCTGCACATCCAGCTTCTCCGACTCTTCAATGAGTGGACAGATCAGATAGGCCTGACGGCCCTGATCCACTTCTCTGGAGATAAACCCGAGCACCCGCTCCATCATATCGTGTTTGACCCAATACGTAGAGATTGGAATCCGTCCTTTCGGACGCTCTGAGATCGTGGATACCTCAATATCCCCAAAAGCCGTAATCGCAAGTGTCCGTGGAATTGGCGTAGCCGTCATCGTCAACACATCTGGATTATATCCTTTGC
Proteins encoded in this region:
- a CDS encoding stage VI sporulation protein F, producing MGYQQYGISPQLVERIKLKMKNPAVKERIKKLIDGVTKSDLQDKAKVRRLVKSSAVIMNENFSPAQEEQFVAFVLAQKIDPNNTFHLIKLWGMFR